A genomic window from Slackia heliotrinireducens DSM 20476 includes:
- a CDS encoding TetR/AcrR family transcriptional regulator, producing MFDRNAGDLRVQKTLDNIHSTFEELMVEMPFESITVTALCARARINKKTFYRYYPTLNDLLDEYEDRYAREYIELTSGMRYPEDLEQVTGDFLRFSAAQGPMYDAILCNEKHGRIFAKIAKGMESERYANSVPPEGWTAEEWHLYMVGVTAVQWQTYRKWVKDGKVVPLERLVEIACTILVKGGLLK from the coding sequence ATGTTTGACAGGAACGCCGGCGATTTACGCGTGCAGAAGACGCTTGACAATATCCACTCGACGTTCGAAGAGCTGATGGTGGAAATGCCTTTCGAGTCGATTACCGTCACCGCGTTATGCGCAAGGGCCCGCATCAATAAAAAGACGTTCTACCGGTACTATCCCACCCTGAACGATCTTCTCGACGAATACGAGGATCGCTACGCCCGGGAGTACATCGAGCTTACATCCGGCATGAGGTATCCCGAAGACCTCGAGCAGGTGACCGGGGATTTCCTCAGGTTCTCCGCAGCGCAGGGCCCCATGTACGACGCCATCCTCTGCAACGAGAAGCACGGGCGCATATTCGCGAAGATCGCAAAAGGCATGGAGTCGGAACGCTATGCGAACTCCGTGCCGCCGGAGGGGTGGACTGCAGAAGAATGGCACCTGTACATGGTGGGCGTAACCGCAGTCCAATGGCAGACATACCGCAAATGGGTTAAGGACGGCAAAGTCGTTCCTCTTGAGCGGTTGGTGGAAATCGCCTGCACCATCCTGGTTAAAGGCGGCCTGCTCAAGTAG